Proteins co-encoded in one Roseiconus lacunae genomic window:
- a CDS encoding type II secretion system protein GspD produces the protein MAAAAPPINFLSARRMRSIALGAFCCTLLIGSIFGGRPAGAQSLFSSADVVPDQLRDKLLKRYNLDLRDSTLLDALFTIRDVCGINIVAGNEVTGTVNASFEDTRVCDILDSLLITRGYGYRVVGTSLAVVPLDRVGDQLPLFRTEIISLVENQAEDLLPSIDSLLSPEGRAHAIASSNSMLIIDYPIRIEQIQTHVKALEAAAKAFQSREQARLNPSNTADPELAAVATNEVKVFRTQYVDPATLAEAVNALLSEQGRIAPIEMENKLIVSDLPENVARVAAAVQQLDQPRPQVRIWAMIYDCSTEDLDRLGINWNSSIAGTAVDAVTGVASQSAVLSTVTSPLATGNNGMLTITSLNDQVDLEGVIQALRTADDSRLLADPNVVVMNHETAEIEIVTEVPYQQLTQGIDGGTIGTTEFREAGVTLNVIPHIADDGTIAMVVNPRFSLLTGYSETDNAPIIDRRETNTTVRVADGQTIVLGGLRQRTRISEQTAVPVLGTIPGIGKLFKHRSASTRESELLVFITPQIVGNHCIGSQREYCVEQFLSNQVRQTPTDPVPFGIETVRAEQQSCGHHDSTVIQWGHMMLSKDTYSTNPNWTRQHPPQAIPMMEPELIETDAMELAPMNTSKN, from the coding sequence TTGGCAGCCGCGGCACCACCAATCAACTTTCTGTCGGCGCGGCGGATGAGGTCGATCGCCTTAGGGGCGTTCTGTTGCACGCTTCTCATCGGATCGATTTTTGGGGGGCGACCTGCGGGCGCGCAGAGTCTGTTCTCGTCAGCGGATGTGGTTCCCGATCAGCTCCGAGACAAACTGCTCAAGCGGTATAATCTTGACCTGCGTGACTCCACGCTTCTTGATGCACTCTTCACGATTCGCGATGTCTGCGGGATTAACATCGTTGCCGGCAACGAAGTGACCGGAACGGTGAACGCGTCGTTCGAAGACACGCGCGTCTGTGATATTCTCGATTCGTTATTGATCACCCGCGGCTACGGGTACCGAGTCGTCGGAACCAGTCTTGCCGTGGTTCCGCTTGATCGCGTCGGGGATCAGTTGCCTCTGTTTAGAACCGAGATCATTTCCTTAGTTGAAAACCAAGCAGAGGATTTGCTGCCTTCAATCGATTCGCTGCTTTCACCGGAAGGACGGGCCCACGCGATCGCATCGAGCAACTCGATGCTGATCATCGATTACCCTATCCGAATTGAGCAAATCCAAACCCATGTGAAAGCGCTGGAGGCTGCGGCGAAGGCGTTTCAAAGTCGTGAGCAAGCCAGGCTGAATCCTTCCAACACCGCCGATCCAGAGTTGGCTGCGGTCGCGACAAATGAGGTAAAAGTTTTTCGAACGCAATATGTTGATCCGGCGACGCTTGCCGAAGCGGTCAACGCGCTTCTGAGTGAGCAGGGACGGATTGCACCGATCGAGATGGAAAACAAACTGATTGTCTCGGACCTACCCGAAAATGTCGCTCGCGTTGCCGCAGCGGTTCAGCAACTTGATCAACCTCGACCACAGGTTCGGATCTGGGCGATGATCTATGATTGCAGCACCGAAGACTTAGATCGTTTGGGGATCAATTGGAACAGCTCGATAGCTGGCACAGCGGTTGATGCAGTGACCGGGGTGGCGTCGCAATCTGCTGTTCTAAGTACGGTCACGTCGCCGTTGGCAACGGGCAACAATGGTATGTTGACGATCACCAGTTTGAACGATCAAGTTGACTTGGAGGGAGTCATTCAAGCGCTGCGGACCGCCGACGATAGTCGGTTGCTAGCCGACCCGAATGTCGTTGTGATGAATCACGAAACGGCTGAAATTGAGATCGTGACGGAGGTTCCTTATCAGCAACTGACGCAAGGGATCGACGGAGGAACCATCGGCACGACCGAATTTCGCGAAGCTGGGGTGACGCTGAACGTGATCCCGCACATCGCCGACGACGGAACGATCGCGATGGTCGTCAATCCACGATTCAGTTTGCTGACTGGGTACAGCGAAACCGACAACGCTCCGATCATCGATCGGCGTGAAACCAATACGACCGTCCGAGTCGCCGACGGGCAGACGATCGTTCTAGGTGGACTTCGTCAAAGGACTCGGATTTCGGAACAAACCGCGGTCCCGGTCCTCGGCACGATCCCAGGGATCGGAAAGCTGTTTAAACATCGATCCGCGAGCACGCGAGAGAGTGAGCTTCTGGTCTTTATCACACCCCAGATTGTTGGCAACCATTGCATCGGTAGTCAGCGCGAATACTGCGTCGAGCAATTCCTGTCCAATCAAGTCCGGCAGACTCCGACCGATCCGGTTCCTTTTGGGATCGAAACCGTTCGCGCCGAACAACAAAGTTGCGGTCATCACGATTCAACGGTCATCCAGTGGGGACACATGATGTTGTCAAAGGACACCTACTCGACGAACCCAAACTGGACTCGCCAGCATCCACCACAGGCGATACCGATGATGGAACCAGAGCTGATCGAAACGGACGCGATGGAACTCGCGCCGATGAACACATCTAAAAATTGA
- a CDS encoding PilN domain-containing protein, producing MDRIESDLLESVGEERAVVDRRDPAGRSVAGRSRGPSRFDRRRKQATSVGLEISPSGLSLAFIESENETQRLVVDRLTFPEDAGPRRGDWHDGTLQSRLTELVQKHQLTGQAVHCSIGGNPCVTRVIAGLDQHVDNELTELTGRTERYIGMGTGEKVLTDTTYRIDAKRKRVWVTIAIRDVVEAIAAAVRAAGLRLANLEHTMLVLSRLLNTYQCDDSEPVLMVVDDLGKIDLGISYQGRLLLDYRPALTGESVDHVEVIQRHLKCLRRYTQSQFPDSSSNLQQVFVAEMSPIGSGFQGEHDQTLELSERVYPFERLCEGIVSDQIFEPDTSMIAAICLAKSQQSFATNDHDTNNLATTLRMEAKIPWGKLIRATWPIGVVVAASFILALLSYRIDHAIERTDRQIELRLSDVDQSETLREKLVKRMSFDESVHQVEDAIDRRQWAQIVWLVGEQLPDRTWLESIQFHNDGTLQIIGVSRSDNGVFDYLDRLRNNPRLSRVALQTTSSHRGASTTDVRFEISATVGAVRSGENLASTIPVRLSDG from the coding sequence GTGGATCGTATCGAGAGTGACTTACTAGAATCCGTTGGTGAAGAACGCGCGGTCGTTGATCGCCGTGACCCAGCTGGTCGTTCTGTCGCCGGTCGATCGCGCGGCCCTTCTCGGTTTGATCGTCGCCGAAAACAGGCGACATCTGTTGGCCTAGAAATTTCGCCCAGCGGGCTTTCCCTGGCATTTATCGAATCGGAGAATGAAACGCAGCGACTGGTAGTGGATCGGTTGACGTTTCCCGAGGATGCCGGGCCGAGACGTGGCGATTGGCACGATGGGACACTTCAATCACGGCTCACTGAACTCGTTCAAAAACACCAATTGACCGGGCAGGCCGTTCATTGCAGCATCGGCGGAAATCCGTGCGTGACACGAGTCATCGCCGGGTTGGACCAACACGTCGACAACGAGTTGACCGAATTAACCGGGCGGACCGAGCGTTATATCGGGATGGGGACCGGGGAAAAGGTCCTTACCGACACGACATACCGTATCGATGCGAAGCGGAAACGGGTTTGGGTCACGATCGCTATCCGTGATGTTGTTGAGGCTATCGCCGCCGCGGTGCGAGCGGCCGGGCTGCGTTTGGCAAATCTTGAACACACAATGTTAGTGCTTAGTCGATTGTTGAATACTTATCAATGTGATGATTCCGAACCGGTGTTGATGGTGGTCGATGACTTAGGGAAGATCGATTTGGGGATCTCCTATCAAGGTCGATTGTTACTGGATTATCGTCCGGCGTTGACCGGGGAAAGTGTCGATCATGTTGAGGTCATCCAGCGTCACCTCAAATGCCTTCGTCGCTACACACAATCACAGTTTCCTGATTCCTCATCAAACTTGCAGCAAGTTTTCGTCGCAGAAATGAGTCCGATCGGGAGCGGGTTCCAGGGAGAACACGATCAAACTCTCGAACTAAGTGAGCGGGTCTATCCGTTTGAAAGACTTTGTGAAGGAATCGTGTCAGATCAAATCTTCGAACCAGACACGAGTATGATCGCAGCGATTTGTTTGGCTAAGTCGCAGCAATCGTTCGCGACGAACGATCATGATACGAACAATCTGGCGACAACCTTAAGGATGGAAGCAAAGATCCCATGGGGGAAATTGATTCGTGCGACCTGGCCGATCGGAGTGGTGGTCGCCGCTTCGTTCATTTTGGCATTGCTCTCGTATCGAATCGACCATGCGATCGAACGAACCGACCGGCAGATCGAACTTCGTTTGTCAGATGTTGATCAAAGTGAAACGTTGCGTGAAAAGCTAGTGAAGCGGATGAGCTTTGATGAGAGCGTTCACCAGGTCGAAGATGCGATTGATCGTCGTCAGTGGGCGCAAATCGTTTGGTTAGTTGGTGAGCAACTTCCCGATCGAACATGGCTGGAGTCCATCCAATTCCACAACGACGGAACGTTGCAAATCATCGGAGTCAGCCGCTCGGATAACGGCGTGTTCGATTATTTAGATCGACTGCGGAACAACCCTCGGCTGTCACGGGTCGCCTTGCAGACGACGTCTTCCCATCGTGGTGCCTCGACGACCGACGTTCGCTTCGAAATTTCGGCAACCGTCGGCGCCGTCCGGTCAGGCGAAAACCTAGCGTCTACGATCCCAGTGAGGTTGAGTGATGGTTAG
- a CDS encoding type II secretion system protein, producing the protein MLKGRPQATRLTVSHRAMSLIELIVVLSLLGVFATAAMARFGRNTLGDTGARSEATVFANTLSYAQAAAIRTGRRHGVVLTGDDDRQLLTVRESFGGGQQTLDEHVISTDVAVKASHDRIWFNFEGHGTSPISVTFSGKHRRFQVTAVPLSQSVRVSEL; encoded by the coding sequence ATGCTGAAAGGCCGACCGCAGGCGACGCGACTGACTGTATCACATCGGGCAATGAGCTTGATCGAATTGATCGTCGTGCTTTCGCTGCTGGGCGTTTTCGCGACCGCCGCGATGGCAAGATTCGGACGCAACACGCTCGGTGATACCGGCGCTCGAAGCGAGGCAACCGTGTTCGCTAACACGCTTTCCTACGCCCAGGCGGCGGCGATTCGTACGGGACGACGACACGGTGTCGTTTTGACCGGAGACGACGATCGGCAATTGCTGACGGTCCGGGAATCGTTCGGCGGAGGGCAGCAGACGTTGGATGAACATGTGATTTCGACCGACGTCGCAGTCAAAGCCAGTCACGATCGAATTTGGTTCAACTTCGAGGGGCATGGAACGTCGCCAATTTCGGTCACGTTCAGTGGCAAGCATCGACGGTTTCAAGTAACCGCGGTTCCGCTTTCACAGTCCGTCCGTGTTTCGGAGTTGTAG
- a CDS encoding type II secretion system protein, with protein MSHRHLQRRKGFSLLELLAVITILAVIAAVVIPRITASKKSAQQEVNKQNIAEINAAVERWYFEKGAYPKNNLSDIGTDVNFFPEGIPRNPVDNSRYRLDSKTHRVK; from the coding sequence ATGAGTCATCGCCACCTGCAACGCCGAAAAGGGTTTTCACTGCTGGAGTTGCTAGCCGTGATCACAATCCTAGCCGTCATCGCCGCCGTGGTGATTCCGCGGATTACGGCGTCCAAGAAATCCGCTCAGCAAGAAGTCAATAAACAGAACATTGCGGAAATCAACGCCGCAGTCGAACGTTGGTATTTCGAAAAGGGCGCGTATCCTAAAAACAATTTGTCAGACATCGGAACGGATGTGAATTTCTTTCCAGAAGGGATTCCTCGTAATCCAGTCGACAACTCACGTTATCGCCTCGATTCGAAAACGCATCGCGTCAAATAG
- a CDS encoding competence type IV pilus major pilin ComGC, with the protein MIGGGACFGRRGVSYLEVLACVTIIGVISLVIVPRLGRGKEKAMSAACQLNVEMIEVQATLFHRRTGRWPNRRLTDLEANADYFPEGIPVCPVDQSAYTFDTGAGRVNGHQH; encoded by the coding sequence ATGATCGGTGGCGGCGCTTGCTTCGGTCGCCGCGGTGTTTCCTATTTGGAAGTGCTCGCATGCGTCACGATTATCGGTGTCATCTCGCTTGTCATCGTTCCTCGCTTGGGGCGGGGCAAAGAGAAGGCGATGTCGGCGGCGTGCCAATTAAACGTCGAAATGATTGAAGTTCAGGCGACTCTATTTCACCGGCGCACGGGACGCTGGCCGAACCGACGATTGACAGATTTGGAAGCCAATGCGGACTATTTTCCCGAAGGTATCCCGGTCTGTCCGGTTGATCAGTCTGCGTACACGTTTGACACCGGTGCCGGTAGGGTAAACGGACATCAGCACTGA
- a CDS encoding type II secretion system F family protein gives MAQSTTLSAHNGASLASVFKSLHEIKFGADPSRRFKSKDLVLLMRNLTTLVSNGVSLAHAIETVSKDRSMAKYHTILRSLSRHLQSGESLSSAMNQYPEAFSEILVSQISVGEMSGHLDKTLSRITEQLEQSSSQKAYILKKLTYPALLLVAGIGSVAFMLTNVIPTFQKMYDDAGATLPWVTQFLIDLSQFLTGNGIVIVVLLSTVSAGIYSAFRHPKTRRSIDECFVKLPLIGDWFRKFAVLQFSEVLGNLMESGFTVAEALPSSARAVSNQYVREKIQSLHSAVRRGERFSVAIEREGDLFPEVVKQLVIVGERTGRLAPVTRQIRKHLRQDVQTTTDAIVAAIEPVLTMGLAVVVGGILLAVYLPMFDLIGKVGG, from the coding sequence ATGGCACAATCCACCACACTATCCGCACACAACGGCGCTTCGTTAGCATCCGTTTTCAAATCACTTCACGAGATAAAGTTTGGCGCCGATCCGAGTCGACGGTTCAAATCGAAAGATCTCGTTTTACTAATGCGGAACCTCACCACATTGGTGTCCAACGGCGTGTCATTGGCACATGCGATCGAAACGGTGTCGAAAGATCGTTCGATGGCGAAGTACCACACGATCTTACGTAGTCTGTCGCGTCACTTGCAAAGCGGTGAATCACTTTCATCAGCGATGAACCAGTATCCCGAAGCATTTAGCGAGATACTCGTCAGTCAGATTTCAGTCGGTGAGATGTCCGGACACCTCGACAAAACACTTTCCCGTATCACCGAACAGCTTGAACAGTCGTCGAGCCAGAAAGCCTATATCTTAAAAAAACTGACCTATCCGGCCCTTCTATTGGTCGCCGGGATAGGATCCGTCGCGTTCATGTTGACCAACGTTATCCCAACATTTCAAAAGATGTACGACGACGCGGGCGCAACGCTACCGTGGGTAACCCAGTTTCTGATCGATCTTTCACAATTTTTGACGGGCAATGGCATTGTTATTGTCGTGTTGTTGTCGACGGTTTCGGCGGGAATTTATAGTGCGTTTCGTCATCCCAAGACGCGCAGGTCGATCGATGAGTGCTTTGTAAAGCTGCCGTTGATCGGAGATTGGTTTCGCAAGTTCGCGGTGCTACAGTTTTCCGAAGTCCTCGGGAACCTGATGGAAAGTGGATTCACCGTCGCCGAGGCATTGCCTTCTTCGGCACGTGCGGTTTCCAACCAGTATGTGCGTGAAAAGATTCAGAGTTTGCATTCTGCGGTACGTCGTGGAGAACGCTTTAGTGTGGCGATCGAACGCGAAGGAGATTTGTTCCCCGAGGTCGTCAAACAGTTGGTGATCGTCGGGGAAAGGACTGGACGACTGGCGCCGGTGACACGTCAGATCCGCAAGCACCTTCGGCAGGACGTGCAAACCACAACCGATGCGATCGTCGCCGCGATCGAACCGGTGCTCACGATGGGTTTGGCTGTCGTGGTGGGGGGCATTTTGCTTGCCGTCTACCTGCCCATGTTTGATCTGATCGGAAAGGTGGGCGGATGA
- a CDS encoding GspE/PulE family protein yields the protein MIKIRRLGDILLEQGVITESQLQTALQDQRQTRLPLGAFLLKRGIVTRDQLGAALAEQYETPFFNGESASTHPQLVRLLPESYVRRRRVAPVGLEGKVLRLGMQNPSDMEAISEIELMTGYQVEAAICLDDDIERLLESAFDDRIKARQAAVEMRIAELKERGEEVAIEEVQSEDSDAPVVRLLNAVLMGAVRAEASDIHLEPDSPQMRVRYRIDGQLHQIMTIPDDSEDALVGRVKVLADLDTAEKRRPQDGNLSIEVGDTRASFRVSCIPCVRGEKVVMRVLDESSKSFDIETLGMPSDQLSLVKQLLDRPHGMIVMTGPTGSGKTTTMYSMLCSMDSATKNVSTIEDPVEFRLPGINQVHANNEFGMGFANGLKYLMRQDPDVILVGEIRDHETATTAVQAALTGHLLISTLHTNDAIGTVARLSDLGLDHFKIGGALVASIAQRLLRRLCDQCKHVCQPNVNLMKTIYQGRQVPKEFLERQTYFEARGCEACAGTGYSGRIPIFEIMVITPKLEQAIESGLPSSQLRTIACEGGMIELATMGLRQAVLGVTSIEEVYFKLSG from the coding sequence ATGATCAAGATCCGTCGACTCGGTGACATCTTGTTGGAGCAAGGCGTCATCACCGAAAGCCAATTGCAAACGGCTTTACAAGACCAACGCCAAACGCGTTTGCCGCTCGGAGCGTTCTTACTCAAGCGAGGGATCGTGACCCGTGACCAACTTGGTGCCGCACTTGCCGAGCAATACGAAACACCGTTTTTCAATGGCGAATCTGCATCGACTCATCCACAGCTTGTTCGGCTGCTGCCAGAGAGCTATGTACGTCGACGGCGAGTTGCACCGGTAGGCCTCGAAGGGAAAGTACTTCGACTTGGAATGCAAAATCCAAGTGACATGGAGGCGATCAGCGAAATTGAACTGATGACCGGCTACCAAGTCGAAGCGGCAATCTGTCTGGACGACGACATTGAACGACTTCTTGAATCCGCATTTGATGACCGAATTAAGGCGCGTCAGGCTGCGGTTGAAATGCGAATCGCCGAGTTAAAGGAACGCGGTGAGGAAGTTGCGATCGAAGAGGTCCAAAGCGAAGACTCAGACGCACCGGTGGTACGTTTGCTCAATGCGGTATTGATGGGGGCAGTCCGCGCAGAAGCAAGCGATATTCATCTCGAACCGGATTCGCCACAGATGCGAGTTCGCTATCGGATCGACGGCCAGTTACATCAGATCATGACGATCCCCGATGATAGCGAGGACGCTTTGGTTGGACGTGTGAAGGTCCTTGCGGATCTGGACACCGCGGAAAAGCGACGTCCGCAAGATGGAAACCTGTCGATCGAAGTGGGTGACACACGCGCTAGCTTTCGTGTCAGTTGCATACCTTGTGTGCGTGGCGAAAAAGTTGTCATGCGGGTCTTGGATGAATCAAGTAAGTCCTTCGACATTGAAACGCTGGGTATGCCAAGCGATCAACTGTCGCTGGTCAAGCAGCTACTCGATCGTCCTCACGGCATGATCGTAATGACCGGACCGACGGGTTCCGGGAAGACGACCACGATGTATTCGATGTTGTGCAGTATGGATTCGGCGACCAAAAATGTGTCGACCATTGAGGATCCGGTCGAGTTTCGACTGCCCGGGATCAATCAAGTCCATGCCAACAACGAATTCGGGATGGGGTTCGCGAACGGATTGAAGTACCTCATGCGTCAGGATCCCGATGTGATCTTGGTCGGCGAGATTCGCGATCACGAGACTGCGACGACGGCCGTTCAGGCGGCTTTGACGGGGCACTTGCTTATTAGCACTTTGCATACCAACGACGCCATCGGTACGGTCGCACGGTTGAGTGATCTGGGGTTGGATCATTTCAAGATTGGCGGTGCATTGGTTGCTTCGATCGCCCAACGGCTTCTGCGACGTTTGTGCGATCAATGTAAACACGTCTGCCAGCCAAACGTCAATCTGATGAAGACGATTTATCAAGGGCGTCAGGTACCGAAAGAATTTCTTGAGCGGCAAACGTATTTCGAAGCCCGCGGTTGCGAAGCTTGCGCGGGGACAGGCTATTCCGGGCGGATTCCCATTTTCGAAATCATGGTGATCACACCAAAGTTAGAACAGGCAATCGAATCTGGGCTTCCCTCGTCTCAGTTACGAACGATCGCATGTGAAGGCGGCATGATCGAATTGGCGACCATGGGGCTGCGTCAGGCAGTTCTAGGGGTAACGTCGATCGAAGAGGTTTACTTCAAACTCTCCGGATAA
- a CDS encoding response regulator, with protein sequence MKPHTEHVLIYIANPVVAEVTGHRLELLGLRVTSVSDGKEMSDSITASLPDAVIIDLDFDQGAGLRWIESIASDECTSHIPVLCLSSRGDLGEVEQAYRAGAIEFLVSPFDPVDLENKLIDALQTMPRNLAAGEVNR encoded by the coding sequence ATGAAACCACATACCGAACATGTTTTGATCTATATCGCCAATCCCGTGGTGGCAGAAGTGACGGGGCATCGTTTGGAACTATTGGGATTGCGAGTGACCAGTGTTTCCGACGGGAAGGAAATGTCGGACTCCATCACTGCCAGTTTGCCCGACGCCGTGATCATCGATTTAGATTTCGATCAAGGTGCCGGACTTCGCTGGATCGAATCGATCGCATCGGATGAGTGCACGTCTCATATCCCGGTGTTGTGCTTGTCGAGTCGGGGCGATCTCGGAGAAGTCGAACAAGCCTATCGCGCGGGTGCAATCGAGTTTCTCGTTTCTCCGTTCGATCCTGTCGACTTAGAAAACAAACTGATCGATGCGCTTCAGACGATGCCTCGCAATCTGGCTGCCGGCGAGGTCAATCGATGA